A stretch of Castanea sativa cultivar Marrone di Chiusa Pesio chromosome 2, ASM4071231v1 DNA encodes these proteins:
- the LOC142623833 gene encoding uncharacterized protein LOC142623833, whose protein sequence is MPPAKKGKGAKKANSNSNSAEPTQSSSSSPSIKPPNHNFPPCIRSIPPSSVAITIHAKPGSKSSSITDISDEAVGVQIDAPARDGEANAALLDFISSVLGVKRRQVSVGSGSKSRDKVVIVEEVTLQSVFDALEKVSKC, encoded by the exons ATGCCACCGGCCAAGAAGGGCAAAGGAGCCAAGAAGGCCAATTCTAACTCCAACTCGGCCGAGCCAACTCAGTCGTCGTCATCCTCGCCCTCCATAAAACCCCCCAACCACAATTTTCCACCCTGTATTCGGTCAATCCCTCCGTCCTCTGTGGCCATCACCATCCACGCCAAGCCTGGCTCCAAATCCTCCTCCATCACAG ATATCAGTGATGAGGCAGTGGGAGTGCAAATAGACGCGCCGGCAAGAGACGGAGAAGCTAACGCCGCCCTTCTCGATTTCATTAGCTCC GTTTTAGGGGTGAAAAGAAGGCAAGTATCTGTAGGTTCTGGTTCTAAATCAAGGGACAAGGTTGTGATTGTCGAGGAGGTAACTTTACAAAGTGTTTTTGATGCTTTAGAAAAAGTTTCAAAATGCTAG